In Monodelphis domestica isolate mMonDom1 chromosome 3, mMonDom1.pri, whole genome shotgun sequence, the following proteins share a genomic window:
- the SMN1 gene encoding survival motor neuron protein has translation MAALGGGVREHEEPVLFRRGTGQSDDSDIWDDTALIKAYDKAVASFKNALKNGEISETSDKQKSAGPKRKNIKNRNKKKPNSTSLKQWKVGDACCAVWSEDGNLYPATIASTDQKRGTCVVVYTGYGNKEEQNLSDLLLPNSEGVHDEETIHENENESQSQYSTDESEKSSRSPGNKQNRIKSKAGHWNSYFPPPPPLPLPVPGLGKPGLKFSGPPPFLTGWPPPFPSGPPLIPPPPPMSPDSPEDADALGSMLIAWYMSGYHTGYYLGLKQHQKEGRHQHFN, from the exons ATGGCTGCGTTAGGTGGCGGCGTTCGAGAGCACGAGGAGCCGGTATTATTCCGCAGGGGTACCGGACAG agtgATGATTCTGACATATGGGATGATACAGCATTGATAAAAGCATATGACAAAGCTGTGGCATCATTTAAG AATGCTTTAAAGAATGGTGAAATTTCTGAAACTTCAGACAAACAAAAAAGTGctggaccaaaaagaaaaaatattaagaacagaaacaagaaaaaacCTAATTCAACCTCACTGAAAcag TGGAAAGTTGGTGATGCTTGTTGTGCAGTTTGGTCTGAAGATGGCAACCTGTATCCAGCTACTATTGCATCAACGGATCAGAAGAGAGGCACATGTGTTGTAGTTTACACTGGCTATGGAAATAAAGAAGAGCAGAATCTTTCAGATCTTCTTCTTCCAAATAGTGAAGGAGTTCATGATGAGGAAACTATTCATGAA aatgaaaatgaaagtcaAAGTCAGTATTCAACAGATGAAAGTGAAAAATCCTCCAGATCgcctggaaacaaacagaatcGTATCAAGTCCAAAGCTGGTCATTGGAACTCTTATTTCCCTCCTCCACCACCACTTCCCCTTCCAGTACCAGGGTTGGGCAAG CCTGGACTGAAATTCAGTGGCCCACCACCCTTCCTCACAGGTTGGCCCCCTCCATTTCCTTCAGGACCACCA TTGATTCCTCCACCACCTCCCATGTCTCCTGATTCTCCTGAAGATGCTGATGCTTTGGGGAGTATGTTAATAGCCTGGTACATGAGTGGCTATCATACTGGTTATTATCTG